A region of Thermococcus argininiproducens DNA encodes the following proteins:
- a CDS encoding thiamine pyrophosphate-dependent dehydrogenase E1 component subunit alpha, which translates to MAEIPKEKLLWIYEAMVKIREHEERVAELFAQGKIPGFVHLYIGEEAVATGVMAHLRKDDFITSTHRGHGHFIAKGGNIKASMAELFGKATGICKGKGGSMHIADLDVGELGANGIVGGGIPHAVGAALGIKLNGLDNVAVAFFGDGASNQQNFHEAINLAAIWKLPVVFVCENNLYQISLPYSKQQVIKSVAERAAAYGIPGVSVDGQDVFAVYEVAKEAIERARRGEGPTLIEAKTYRFRGHFEGDPEIYRSREEVKWWRENKDPIVIFERTVLEKGLLSKEELEKIKEKVRNEIEESIRFAEESPWPKPEEVLEDVFSTPTKGVLVWQW; encoded by the coding sequence ATGGCTGAGATTCCAAAAGAAAAGCTGTTGTGGATATATGAAGCAATGGTTAAGATAAGAGAACATGAAGAGCGGGTTGCAGAACTTTTCGCTCAAGGCAAGATACCAGGGTTTGTTCACTTATACATTGGAGAAGAAGCAGTAGCAACGGGAGTAATGGCTCACCTAAGAAAGGACGATTTTATAACGAGTACTCACAGAGGGCATGGACACTTTATTGCAAAGGGAGGCAATATTAAGGCCTCAATGGCAGAGCTATTTGGAAAAGCTACTGGGATATGCAAAGGAAAAGGAGGATCAATGCACATAGCTGATTTGGATGTTGGCGAGCTAGGGGCAAATGGTATAGTCGGTGGTGGAATTCCCCATGCGGTAGGCGCAGCATTAGGGATAAAGCTAAATGGTTTAGACAATGTTGCTGTGGCGTTCTTTGGAGATGGAGCATCTAACCAGCAGAACTTTCACGAGGCAATAAACCTCGCCGCGATTTGGAAGCTTCCGGTTGTATTTGTATGTGAAAACAATCTCTATCAAATTTCTCTTCCATACTCAAAGCAGCAAGTGATAAAGAGTGTTGCTGAAAGGGCAGCAGCCTATGGAATTCCTGGAGTTAGTGTAGATGGCCAAGATGTTTTTGCGGTTTATGAAGTTGCTAAAGAAGCAATAGAGAGGGCTAGAAGGGGAGAAGGCCCGACTCTAATAGAGGCAAAAACCTACAGGTTCAGAGGACACTTTGAGGGGGATCCCGAAATATACAGGTCAAGAGAAGAGGTAAAGTGGTGGAGGGAGAACAAAGATCCCATAGTGATTTTTGAGAGAACAGTTTTGGAGAAAGGTCTCTTGAGCAAAGAAGAACTTGAGAAAATTAAAGAGAAAGTTAGGAATGAAATTGAAGAGTCTATAAGGTTTGCTGAGGAAAGTCCATGGCCCAAACCGGAAGAAGTTCTTGAAGATGTATTCTCAACCCCAACAAAGGGGGTGTTAGTATGGCAGTGGTAA
- a CDS encoding biotin/lipoyl-containing protein has translation MVIYMSSVNIIMPKLGMTMKKGTIVEWKKKVGEKVEKEEIIAIVESEKLTGEVKAPASGVLVKILHDVGEEVPVGEVIAIIETEGS, from the coding sequence ATGGTGATATATATGTCAAGCGTAAATATCATTATGCCAAAATTAGGTATGACTATGAAAAAAGGTACTATCGTGGAATGGAAAAAGAAGGTTGGAGAGAAGGTAGAGAAAGAGGAAATAATTGCCATAGTGGAGTCTGAGAAGTTAACCGGAGAAGTGAAGGCTCCAGCCTCTGGGGTTTTAGTAAAAATCCTTCACGATGTTGGTGAGGAAGTTCCTGTGGGGGAGGTTATAGCAATAATAGAAACCGAGGGGAGTTGA